Within Conexibacter woesei DSM 14684, the genomic segment ATCGTCGTCTGCCCCCACGACGACGCCGACGACTGCCCCTGCCGCAAGCCGCGGCCCGGGATGATCCTCGACAGCGCGGAGCGCCTCGGCATCGACCTCGCCCGCTCGGTGACGGTCGGCGATCGCTGGCGGGACGTCGACGCCGGCCACGGCGCCGGGACCCGCACCGTCTTCATCGACAGGGGCTACGCGGAGCAGCAGCCGGCCGCGCAGCCGGACCTGACCGTTTCCGACCTGAAGGAGAGCATCCCTTGGATACTCGCGTCCACGCTGTGACGGTCGCAGCGCCACGCTCTGCCAGCGACCTGACCGTGCGCGTCTTCGCAGACGGCGCCGATCTGGACGGCATTCGCGCGCTCGCAGCGGACGCCGGGATCGCCGGTTTCACCACGAACCCGACGCTGATGCGCAAGGCCGGCATCAGCGACTACGAGCGGTTCGCGCACGACGCGCTCGCGCTCGTCGGCGAGCGGCCGATCTCGTTCGAGGTCTTCAGCGACGACCACGCCGACATGGAGCGCCAGGCGCTCAAGATCGCCGGCTGGGGCGACAACGTCTACGTCAAGATCCCGGTCACCAACACGCAGGGCGTCGCGAGCGAGGACCTGCTCCGCCGGCTCGTCGCCGTCGGCGTGAAGGTCAACGTGACCGGCCTGATGACGCTGGAGCAGGTCGAGAAGGTCGCGGACGCCGTCGCGGGCGACGTGCCGTCGAACATCTCCGTCTTCGCCGGTCGCGTCGCCGACACGGGCGTCGATCCCGTCCCGCTGATGACGAGCGCGCTGGCGATCATGGCCGAAGCCGCGCCGAGCGCCGAGCTGATCTGGGCGTCCCCCCGCGAGGTGCTCAACATCGTCCAGGCCGATCAGGTCGGCTGCCACATCATCACGGTCACGCACGACCTGCTGAAGAAGCTCTCGCTGCTCGGGCACGACCACACCCGGTTCTCGCTCGAGACGGTGAGAATGTTCCACGACGACGCGAGCGCGGCGGGGTTCACCCTGTGAGCGAGGCCGCCGTGAGCTCCGTCGACGACTGGGACAAGCACTGGAGCGACTACTCCGACGCCGTCGAGCACAATCCGGCGCAGGATTTCCGCCGCCGGCTCGTGATCTCGCTGCTGGAGCGTTCGGGACAGCCGCGGCGGTTGCTCGACGTCGGATCTGGCACCGGTGATCTGATGGCGGTTGCGCGGACGTGTTGGCCGCAGGCCGAGCTGGTCGGCGCGGAGATCTCGAAGGGCGGAGTCCGCATCTCGCGGGAGAAGGTGCCGAGCGCGGAGTTCCACGTCGTCGACCTGCTCGACGGCAGCCCGCCGCCCGCCGGACGCGAGCACTGGGCGACGCACGCGGTCTGCTCCGAGGTTCTCGAGCACGTCGACGATCCGACCGGCCTGCTGGTCAACGCACGTGCGTGGCTCGCGCCCGGCTGCCATCTCGTCGTCACCGTCCCCGGCGGGCCGATGTCCGCGTTCGACAGGCACATCGGCCACCGGCGCCACTTTACCCCGGTCGATCTCGCCGCGATCCTCGGACGCGCCGGCTACGACGTCGAGCTGTGCGGCGGCGCGGGCTTCCCCTTCTTCAACCTCTACCGCTCGGCTGTGATCGCGCGCGGAGACCGGTTGATCACCGACGTCTCATCGGAGCAGCAGCAGTCGCTCGGGCTCGGCGCGCGCCTCACCATGACCGCCTTCGGCGCGCTCTTCCGGCTCAACCTTCCGGTCGGCGCCCACGGCTGGCAGACGGTCGCCGTCGCGCGCCTGCCGTAGCCGGACCGGCTACCGCAGCGCGCGACGGGGATCCACGTTGGGCGTCAGCCGAATCTGCCGATCAGCGGCACCCACTGATCGCTGCCGCCGATTCCTCTCAGCTCACCGTGATACGAGCCGTCCCACGCGAGTCTGCCAGTCCCGTCGTTATACGCGATCACCGGCGTCCCCTCCGTTCTGTGCCGCAGCATCAGGTCATCGCCGTTGGTCCCATCGAAATCACCCACCAACGGAACCCACGACTCACTCCCCCCAACCCCCTGCAGCTGGTAAGAGTGCGCCCACGTGAATCTGTTGTTCGCCTTGAACAGCGTCACAACCGAGCCGTCATAGCGATTGCGCAGCAACAGATCGTCCGCCGACGTGCCACCGAAGTCACCGATCAGCGGCACCCACTCCTCGCCACCGCCGATTCCTCTCAGCTCACCGTGATACGAGCCGTCCCACGCGAGTCTGCCAGTCCCGTCGTTATACGCGATCACCGGCGTCCCCTCCGTTCTGTGCCGCAGCATCAGGTCATCGCCGTTGGTCCCATCGAAATCACCCACCAACGGAACCCACGACTCACTCCCCCCAACCCCCTGCAACTGGTAAGAGTGCGCCCACGTGAATCTGTTGTTCGCCTTGAACAGCGTCACAACCGAGCCGTCATAGCGATTGCGCAGCAACAGATCGTCCGCCGACGTGCCACCGAAGTCACCGATCAGCGGCACCCACTCCTCGCCACCGCCGATTCCTCTCAGCTCACCGTGATACGAGCCGTCCCACGCGAGTCTGCCAGTCCCGTCGTTATACGCGATCACCGGCGTCCCCTCCGTTCTGTGCCGCAGCATCAGGTCATCGCCGTTGGTCCCATCGAAATCACCCACCAACGGAACCCACGACTCACTCCCCCCAACCCCCTGCAACTGGTAAGAGTGCAGCCAGGAGAAAGGCGGCTCGGGCGGCGTGATGAGCGAACTCCGAGCCAGAAGGACGACGTCTCCAACGGTGCGATTGCGGAGCAGGAGATCCGCGACATCGTCGGTCCTGAAGGTCCGGTCGGCTGATTCGGTCCTTCCGGCTCGGCTCTCCGCGACGATCCGATAGTGATAGGTCGTGTTGGGAGTGAGGCCGCCGATCGTGACGTTCCGCGCGACTGTGTTCGTTCCGGATCCGACATCGCTCCGCGACGTCGATCTCCCATACGTCGCCGTCGTGCCGTACTCGAACCAGCTTCTGGTCGCGAGGCCGTTGGGGTTGACGCTGCCGTTCAAAGTCGCCGCGGCGGCCGTGACATCGCTCGCATCACCTGTTGTGACGCTCGGTCGTTGGATGCCCGTCGCAACGCGCAACGCCTCGACCGACGGGGTGGGCGTGCCGTCCCAGTTGACGATGCCGACGTCCCACCGCCATGTCTCCCACGGTCGTTCCTTGACAAGACCGTAGTAGCTGAACAGCGAGACACCCGCACCTCTGGCCACGTCATAGGCGCTCGCGATCCAGCTCGCCCGGTTGGCCTCCGAACGATCGACTGGCGCTTGGCCGCAATCCGTGGTCTCCGGCGTGCAGTACCCGAACTCCGTCACCATCAGCGGCACCTGCCCGCCGGCCGGCGTCCTGAACGACGCCCCGAGCGCACTCGCCTGGTCGTTCCAGTCCTGCAGCCGCCCGATACCACGGCATCTCTCCGGCAGTCTCGTGGTCGGTGACGAACCCGTCTGATACGGATGGATCGCGAGTCCATCCGCCCGCGTGACGATCGACGGGTGCATCGCCCCCGCAAGGTAGTCACAGGCAGTCTGTCCCCCCACGACCAGCTCGCCGAAGTAGACCCGCGCCGATCCGTCGACGCTTTCGATCTCGCTGCGACAGGCACGGAAGAACTGCCCATACGTCGCGGCCGGCACCTTCGTCCGCCCGCCTCTTCCATCCGGGAGGAAGAAGCCATTCGGCTCGTTCCAAACGCTGTAGTGACGCACCCGCCCCTCGAACTTCGTCGCCGTGAACCTGCAGAAGTACGCGAACTCCGCAACCGTCGGCATCGTCGACGGCGCCGAACCACCCCACGTATCTGGCTTATACGTGATCGTCAGATACGGCTCGAAGTCGCGATCTCGCGCGCTGTCGACGAAGGTGTCGAGCGGCCCCCACCACGGATCGTTTCTGTCGAGCACAGTGGACGTGTCACGTGCGACCAACGCACGCAGATATCTCGCCCCCATCTCACCTGCGTACCTGTACCCCGCATCACGCTGCGTCGGATTGCTCAGCCCGCTCTCAAACGCGATCGCGCTCTGCGTCATCAACTCGATCGCCGACGCCGGCACAGCCCCAGCGCCCATGATCCCCACGATCGCGACAACCACCGCCACGGCCTGCCGCCGCAGCCGACTTGCACCGTGCATCCCAGCCCCCTGGTCGAATCCTTGGCTTGTGCGCCGAGTTCTACGCCCCCGTCCACGTGGCTACCCCACTCTGGCCACCACTCGCGGCTTCTCAGCGCGTTCGCGACCGAGCCCTCCATGATTGCGGCGGCCTGCTCAAGATCACGGCACGTCGGCCGA encodes:
- a CDS encoding D-glycero-alpha-D-manno-heptose-1,7-bisphosphate 7-phosphatase, translating into MSKAVFLDRDGTLNAAVIRDERPYPPATPGELELIDGVADACAELTGAGFKLVCITNQPDIARGTQERATVDAINARLLELLALDEIVVCPHDDADDCPCRKPRPGMILDSAERLGIDLARSVTVGDRWRDVDAGHGAGTRTVFIDRGYAEQQPAAQPDLTVSDLKESIPWILASTL
- a CDS encoding transaldolase — translated: MRVFADGADLDGIRALAADAGIAGFTTNPTLMRKAGISDYERFAHDALALVGERPISFEVFSDDHADMERQALKIAGWGDNVYVKIPVTNTQGVASEDLLRRLVAVGVKVNVTGLMTLEQVEKVADAVAGDVPSNISVFAGRVADTGVDPVPLMTSALAIMAEAAPSAELIWASPREVLNIVQADQVGCHIITVTHDLLKKLSLLGHDHTRFSLETVRMFHDDASAAGFTL
- a CDS encoding class I SAM-dependent methyltransferase, which gives rise to MSSVDDWDKHWSDYSDAVEHNPAQDFRRRLVISLLERSGQPRRLLDVGSGTGDLMAVARTCWPQAELVGAEISKGGVRISREKVPSAEFHVVDLLDGSPPPAGREHWATHAVCSEVLEHVDDPTGLLVNARAWLAPGCHLVVTVPGGPMSAFDRHIGHRRHFTPVDLAAILGRAGYDVELCGGAGFPFFNLYRSAVIARGDRLITDVSSEQQQSLGLGARLTMTAFGALFRLNLPVGAHGWQTVAVARLP
- a CDS encoding fibronectin type III domain-containing protein; this translates as MAVVVAIVGIMGAGAVPASAIELMTQSAIAFESGLSNPTQRDAGYRYAGEMGARYLRALVARDTSTVLDRNDPWWGPLDTFVDSARDRDFEPYLTITYKPDTWGGSAPSTMPTVAEFAYFCRFTATKFEGRVRHYSVWNEPNGFFLPDGRGGRTKVPAATYGQFFRACRSEIESVDGSARVYFGELVVGGQTACDYLAGAMHPSIVTRADGLAIHPYQTGSSPTTRLPERCRGIGRLQDWNDQASALGASFRTPAGGQVPLMVTEFGYCTPETTDCGQAPVDRSEANRASWIASAYDVARGAGVSLFSYYGLVKERPWETWRWDVGIVNWDGTPTPSVEALRVATGIQRPSVTTGDASDVTAAAATLNGSVNPNGLATRSWFEYGTTATYGRSTSRSDVGSGTNTVARNVTIGGLTPNTTYHYRIVAESRAGRTESADRTFRTDDVADLLLRNRTVGDVVLLARSSLITPPEPPFSWLHSYQLQGVGGSESWVPLVGDFDGTNGDDLMLRHRTEGTPVIAYNDGTGRLAWDGSYHGELRGIGGGEEWVPLIGDFGGTSADDLLLRNRYDGSVVTLFKANNRFTWAHSYQLQGVGGSESWVPLVGDFDGTNGDDLMLRHRTEGTPVIAYNDGTGRLAWDGSYHGELRGIGGGEEWVPLIGDFGGTSADDLLLRNRYDGSVVTLFKANNRFTWAHSYQLQGVGGSESWVPLVGDFDGTNGDDLMLRHRTEGTPVIAYNDGTGRLAWDGSYHGELRGIGGSDQWVPLIGRFG